From Mytilus edulis chromosome 9, xbMytEdul2.2, whole genome shotgun sequence, the proteins below share one genomic window:
- the LOC139487694 gene encoding uncharacterized protein: protein MADAMLSKTDSKSLKKGSSASNEAKGKNPKRKSSGDDSRSKNDDTNSCSSGAKIVSSGEAGTVASRLKGLSQNTGEASKEPTLAEVFSVLKNMQQEQSSQKTDFVSLKSMVDELYYVEPEGYDESQGADPEVYDENNNDNNDHVGDTEVAEPPAKKQKTVDKEGDNVFKAAAQAYRSKDNVDISVDDTLADTVNEFFREGISDEKYNELMKSVARPENCVSLTRTRVNQLIWDLLSPQTRSFDSVIQQHQETVVKASCNITKLLNMLCKLKSELGDDCQQEMQSCIDLGIDSIALLSQYNKMTNIKRKEYQRFDLSPEYHHLSSPSIPFTDMLYGDNVHQKSKEIQDMNRLGRNLNNNNNARGRGNGFSRGGSFGRGRGFGRGRAGSRRGGYRGGRGRGYGGRGQYSNDQGGSKNLRGVPSFLRK from the coding sequence ATGGCGGATGCCATGCTCTCGAAAACTGATTCAAAATCCTTGAAGAAAGGTTCAAGTGCTTCAAATGAGGCAAAAGGTAAAAATCCTAAAAGAAAATCATCCGGTGATGATTCTCGTTCAAAGAATGACGATACAAATAGTTGTAGTAGTGGTGCAAAAATTGTCAGCTCCGGCGAGGCCGGAACTGTTGCTTCAAGACTTAAAGGTCTGAGTCAAAATACTGGCGAAGCTAGTAAAGAGCCCACTTTAGCTGAGGTTTTTTCAGTTCTGAAGAACATGCAACAGGAACAGAGTTCCCAAAAAACTGATTTTGTGTCTCTCAAGTCGATGGTCGACGAATTGTATTACGTTGAGCCTGAGGGTTACGATGAAAGCCAGGGTGCAGACCCTGAGgtttatgatgaaaataataatgaCAATAATGATCATGTTGGTGATACTGAGGTTGCAGAACCTCcagctaaaaaacaaaaaactgttgACAAAGAGGGTGACAATGTTTTTAAAGCTGCTGCTCAAGCTTATAGGTCAAAAGATAATGTTGATATAAGTGTAGATGACACTTTAGCTGACACGGTTAATGAATTTTTCCGTGAGGGAATATCTGATGAAAAATACAATGAACTGATGAAATCAGTAGCTAGACCAGAGAATTGTGTTTCTCTTACAAGGACTAGAGTAAATCAGCTCATTTGGGATTTACTCTCTCCTCAAACTAGATCTTTTGATTCGGTCATACAACAACATCAAGAGACTGTTGTTAAAGCATCATGTaacattacaaaattattaaatatgtTGTGCAAACTAAAATCTGAATTGGGTGACGACTGTCAACAAGAAATGCAGTCTTGCATAGATTTGGGGATTGATTCCATAGCTTTACTGTCACAATATAACAAGATGACTAATATAAAAAGAAAGGAATATCAAAGATTTGATTTAAGTCCTGAATATCATCATTTAAGTTCACCCTCAATTCCTTTCACTGACATGCTTTATGGTGACAATGTCCATCAAAAGTCGAAAGAAATTCAAGACATGAACAGACTTGGTcgaaatttaaataataataataatgcaaGAGGTAGAGGAAATGGTTTTTCTCGAGGAGGTAGTTTTGGTAGAGGACGAGGTTTTGGTAGAGGCCGTGCAGGGTCTCGTCGTGGTGGATACAGAGGTGGTCGAGGCCGTGGTTACGGCGGTAGAGGCCAGTATTCAAATGATCAAGGTGGTTCAAAAAACTTGAGAGGTGTTCCAAGTTTCCTGAGGAAGTAA
- the LOC139489839 gene encoding uncharacterized protein, which translates to MTSIITELVYIYRIKVEEQLNDSTFYSEIPDNIDHLVKRRMNTVLNKYTTATTEKEYDYLKNFERKTSNFYGLPKIHKSKEIQSAINSQQNEYIKVQKPTDLKLRPIIAGPASPTHRLSNFLDIILKPLCKYVPSYIRDDIDFLSHLPKIAPVHARLVSFDVTSLYTNIPHDLGIEAIQYWVAKHRDAIPNRFTVDFILDSTKLILENNSFYFNGKNYLQHRGTAMGTKFAPTYATLVMGFLEQRLYQEVENNFGVEFAREFELSWKRYLDDCFIIWNKSDEELQLFSDILNNLHTSIKFTKDENFNQLPFLDILVIKDGTEIKTDIFYKGTDTHQYLDFNSCHPSHTKRNIPYCLARKICTVVEDEHLREDRLEELQSFLIKQNYPETLIERGIKMANQIPTNQLRSTCEEQSNNNDKIPFVITHNPRNFKIIPVAKAHLPILDQDEKMRRLINTETLLQSKRQPQNLKRLLTRARFDQQRTFSVSKCRDSRCGACPYIHVGKGMDIPNGLSLFTNEDITCKSENLIYCIKCNGCQEIYIGQTGNSVTERVRIHRQHIRQPQYRKIPLSKHLDECGGGFFKIFPFYKMNMGCDITREVKEKHFISKFKSRLNANYAFSIV; encoded by the coding sequence atgacgtccattatcactgaactagtatatatatatagaattaaaGTTGAAGAACAACTCAATGATTCGACATTTTACTCAGAAATTCCTGATAATATAGATCATCTAGTCAAGAGAAGAATGAATACCGTACTGAACAAATACACAACGGCCACTACGGAAAAAGAgtatgattacttgaaaaatttcGAAAGGAAAACGAGTAACTTTTATGGCCTTCCAAAAATCCATAAATCAAAGGAGATCCAATCGGCTATTAATTCTCAACAAAACGAATACATAAAAGTGCAAAAACCGACGGATCTTAAACTTAGACCCATCATTGCAGGTCCAGCAAGTCCCACTCACAGACTAAGCAACTTTTTAGACATAATTTTGAAACCATTATGTAAATATGTACCGAGCTATATAAGAGACGATATAGATTTTCTCTCACACCTGCCAAAAATAGCACCGGTTCACGCTCGTTTAGTAAGCTTCGATGTCACAAGCCTATATACGAACATTCCACACGATTTAGGAATAGAGGCAATACAATATTGGGTTGCAAAACATCGAGATGCAATACCAAATCGATTCACTGTTGACTTTATACTCGATTCTACTAAACTAATTCTTGAAaacaattctttctatttcaatGGCAAGAACTATTTGCAACATCGGGGGACAGCAATGGGAACAAAATTTGCACCAACCTATGCAACATTAGTCATGGGCTTCCTTGAACAAAGATTGTATCAAGAAGTTGAAAATAATTTTGGAGTTGAATTTGCAAGAGAATTCGAATTATCATGGAAAAGATACCTTGATGATTGCTTCATTATCTGGAACAAATCCGACGAAGAACTCCAACTATTTTCGGACATACTAAATAACCTTCATAcctccataaaatttacgaaggatgaaaattttaaccaattacCGTTTCTAGACATTCTTGTTATTAAAGATGGCACTGAAATTAAAACCGATATTTTTTACAAAGGTACTGATACTCATCAGTATTTAGATTTTAATTCGTGCCACCCTTCTCATACCAAAAGGAATATCCCCTATTGTTTAGCAAGAAAAATATGTACAGTAGTCGAGGATGAACATTTGAGAGAAGACCGTCTAGAAGAACTACAATCATTTTTGATCAAGCAAAACTATCCAGAGACTTTAATAGAAAGGGGAATTAAAATGGCAAACCAGATCCCAACCAACCAACTACGCTCCACCTGCGAGGAGCAGAGTAATAACAACGATAAAATACCGTTCGTTATTACACATAATCCCCGGAACTTTAAAATTATTCCCGTTGCAAAGGCACATTTACCTATTCTTGATCAGGATGAAAAGATGCGCCGTTTAATTAATACAGAAACACTTCTACAAAGTAAACGGCAACCACAAAACCTTAAACGACTATTGACCCGAGCACGATTCGACCAACAAAGAACATTCAGTGTGTCAAAATGTCGAGATAGTCGTTGTGGAGCATGTCCGTATATCCATGTCGGCAAGGGAATGGACATACCTAATGGTCTATCACTTTTTACCAACGAAGACATTACCTGTAAATCCGAGAACttaatttattgcattaaatgtaATGGTTGCCAGGAAATTTATATCGGCCAAACAGGGAACAGTGTAACAGAAAGAGTGCGCATTCATAGACAACATATAAGGCAGCCACAATACAGAAAAATCCCCCTAAGCAAACATTTAGACGAATGTGGAGggggattttttaaaatattcccattttataaaatgaatatgggTTGTGACATTACACGAGAAGTAaaggaaaaacattttatttcaaaatttaaatcacgATTGAATGCAAACTATGCATTTTCTATTGTGTAA